In Legionella israelensis, the genomic window TTATTTAGAGAAAATGAGGTATCCAATTGATTTTAAGATAATTTATTTCATGTTTTTCTAGGGCGTGTTTTTAAAGTTTTTCAAACGATTAAAAATCTGATAAAAAGACTCCATACTGAAAATGGAGCAAATGGATGTCAAGATTTGTTATTGATGACAAAATGTGGATCAAATTAGAAGAATTACTTCCTGCTCCGAAAGGTCGCCATGGGGAAAATGATCGATTATTTATTGAAGCAGTTTGTTGGATAATCAGGACTGGTGCGCCCTGGAGAGATTTACCGCCAGATTATGGGAAATGGCAAAGTGTTTACGGTCGTTACAATAGGTGGGTAAAAAAGGGAAATTTCAATGGAATTCTTGAAATTTTAAAAAAAAGATGGCGATCACGAATGGCACATGATGGATGGTAGTATTGTTAGGGCACATCAACATGCGGCAGGTGCGATAGGGGGTCAGGACTATCAAGCACTTGGA contains:
- a CDS encoding transposase: MSRFVIDDKMWIKLEELLPAPKGRHGENDRLFIEAVCWIIRTGAPWRDLPPDYGKWQSVYGRYNRWVKKGNFNGILEILKKRWRSRMAHDGW